A window of the Parabacteroides merdae ATCC 43184 genome harbors these coding sequences:
- a CDS encoding nucleotidyltransferase family protein, whose translation MKAMIFAAGLGTRLKPLTDSTPKALLPINGKPMLEHVILKLKDAGFHQIAINVHHLGDQIINFLAANNNFGIQIHISDERDYLLDTGGGIKHATAFLQGNEPFLIHNVDILSDIDLRALYNHHIETNPLATLLVSKRNTSRYLLFNKENKLCGWRNRETGEVKSFYPDFDPNQYNEYAFSGIHVLSPKIFDWMEEWTGKFSIINFYLSICAKANIHAYADEDLHLIDVGKPETLQVAEKWMKTLIV comes from the coding sequence ATGAAAGCTATGATTTTCGCTGCCGGTTTGGGAACACGCCTCAAACCGCTGACCGACAGTACTCCAAAAGCATTACTTCCTATCAATGGGAAACCTATGCTCGAACATGTAATCCTCAAATTGAAAGATGCCGGCTTTCACCAGATAGCCATCAACGTTCATCATTTGGGAGACCAGATCATCAACTTCCTGGCAGCCAACAATAATTTCGGTATCCAGATCCATATCTCCGACGAGCGGGATTATCTGCTCGATACCGGTGGGGGAATCAAACACGCCACCGCCTTTTTACAAGGCAATGAGCCGTTTCTGATACACAATGTCGACATCCTGTCCGACATCGACCTCCGTGCGCTTTACAATCATCATATAGAGACAAATCCGTTAGCGACATTATTGGTCAGCAAACGCAACACCTCCCGCTATCTGCTTTTCAATAAGGAAAATAAGCTATGTGGTTGGCGCAACCGCGAGACGGGCGAAGTAAAGTCGTTCTACCCCGATTTCGATCCGAACCAATATAACGAATATGCCTTCAGCGGGATACATGTACTGTCTCCTAAAATATTCGACTGGATGGAAGAATGGACCGGCAAGTTTTCGATCATCAACTTCTACCTCTCCATCTGCGCCAAGGCCAACATCCACGCCTACGCTGACGAAGACCTTCATCTGATAGATGTCGGCAAACCAGAAACATTGCAGGTGGCCGAAAAATGGATGAAAACACTTATTGTATAA
- a CDS encoding RNA polymerase sigma-70 factor, giving the protein MSCNISDIVADETLFQEIQRGDEKAFDVLFLKYYPSLCAYAQRFVEYDDGQEIVQDVMVWLWENREMHTFEISPKSYLFKAVKNRCLTLISRNEIKQKIINTLYDNQQLEYEDPDFYIVEELSRKIEEALQRLPDSYREAFELNRFQHMTYGEIATCLEVSSKTVDYRIQQALKLLRVELKDYLPILLAIL; this is encoded by the coding sequence ATGTCTTGTAATATTTCTGATATAGTGGCAGACGAAACTCTTTTTCAGGAAATCCAAAGGGGAGATGAAAAAGCGTTCGATGTCCTTTTTTTGAAGTATTACCCTTCCTTGTGTGCTTATGCCCAACGGTTTGTCGAGTATGACGACGGGCAGGAAATTGTACAGGATGTGATGGTTTGGCTGTGGGAGAATCGGGAGATGCATACGTTTGAGATCTCTCCGAAGAGCTATCTGTTTAAAGCTGTGAAGAACCGTTGTTTGACGTTGATCAGCCGAAATGAAATAAAACAGAAGATTATTAATACATTGTACGACAATCAACAATTAGAATATGAAGATCCTGATTTTTATATCGTGGAGGAACTGAGTCGTAAGATAGAAGAGGCGTTGCAACGGCTTCCCGACAGTTACCGGGAAGCATTCGAGTTAAATCGTTTCCAGCATATGACGTATGGTGAAATAGCGACGTGTCTGGAAGTTTCTTCCAAGACAGTCGATTATCGTATTCAGCAGGCATTGAAGTTGCTTCGTGTAGAGTTAAAGGATTATTTACCGATATTACTTGCCATTCTTTAA
- a CDS encoding RapZ C-terminal domain-containing protein: protein MITEELKQLYQTHTGSPATDITELSSSGSNRRYFRLSGSVSLIGVSGTSIEENNAFIYMAAHFREKRLPVPQVYCWSVDKSFYLQEDLGDTLLFQAIEKGRKSCFFDETEKSLLHKTITLLPTLQFKGAEGFDFSQCYPLPEFNRRSILWDLNYFKYCFLKATGMEFQENLLEDDFQKMSDVLLQDHTPTFMYRDFQSRNVMVKNGEPWFIDFQGGRKGPIYYDVASFLWQAKAKYPAELRQELIADYLQALRGYMDIDEKHFFRQLRHFVLFRTLQVLGAYGFRGYFEKKPHFIQSVPFAIDNLRQLLKEDYPEYPYLCTVLRELTNLSQFYDDIQKHTLKVKIVSFAYKKGIPNDPSGNGGGFVFDCRAINNPGKYERYNHFTGLDEPVIRFLEEDGEITRFLDHAYEIVDASVKRYMDRGFTNLMICFGCTGGQHRSVYSAQHMAEHIHSKFGVRVDLVHREQNIEQLFNSIL, encoded by the coding sequence ATGATTACTGAAGAATTAAAACAACTTTACCAGACACATACCGGTTCACCGGCAACTGATATAACCGAACTATCCTCTTCCGGCTCTAACCGCCGGTATTTCAGATTGTCAGGTTCCGTTTCCCTGATCGGAGTTAGCGGAACTTCCATAGAGGAAAACAATGCCTTTATTTATATGGCCGCGCATTTCCGGGAAAAGAGATTGCCCGTTCCCCAGGTTTATTGCTGGTCGGTTGATAAATCGTTCTATCTCCAGGAAGACCTAGGCGACACCTTGCTCTTTCAAGCAATTGAGAAAGGACGGAAAAGTTGTTTCTTCGACGAGACGGAAAAGTCTTTGCTGCACAAGACGATCACACTTCTGCCGACTCTGCAGTTTAAAGGTGCGGAGGGGTTCGACTTCAGCCAATGCTATCCTCTACCCGAATTCAATAGGCGTTCGATCCTTTGGGACCTGAACTATTTCAAATACTGTTTCTTGAAAGCTACCGGAATGGAATTCCAGGAAAACCTTTTGGAAGATGATTTCCAGAAAATGAGCGATGTCCTTCTGCAAGACCATACACCGACATTCATGTACCGGGATTTCCAGTCGCGCAACGTGATGGTAAAAAATGGCGAACCCTGGTTCATTGATTTCCAAGGAGGACGCAAAGGCCCGATCTACTATGATGTCGCCTCTTTCCTCTGGCAGGCGAAAGCCAAATATCCCGCTGAGTTGAGACAGGAATTGATAGCCGACTATCTGCAAGCACTACGCGGGTATATGGACATAGACGAAAAGCATTTCTTCCGGCAATTACGCCATTTCGTTCTTTTCAGGACTTTACAGGTCTTGGGAGCCTACGGTTTCCGGGGATATTTCGAAAAGAAACCGCATTTTATCCAAAGTGTCCCCTTCGCTATCGACAACCTCCGGCAACTTTTGAAAGAAGATTATCCGGAGTATCCCTATTTATGTACCGTACTACGGGAGCTGACAAACCTGTCTCAGTTCTATGACGACATCCAGAAGCATACGCTCAAAGTCAAGATCGTCAGTTTTGCCTATAAAAAAGGAATTCCCAACGATCCGAGTGGCAATGGCGGCGGATTTGTCTTTGACTGCCGCGCCATCAATAACCCTGGTAAATACGAACGTTACAATCATTTTACCGGATTGGACGAACCGGTGATCCGTTTCCTCGAAGAAGACGGAGAGATCACTCGTTTCCTAGATCATGCTTATGAAATTGTGGATGCTTCTGTCAAACGTTACATGGACCGAGGATTTACCAATCTGATGATCTGTTTCGGTTGCACGGGGGGCCAGCACCGTTCGGTCTACTCCGCCCAGCATATGGCGGAACATATTCATTCTAAGTTCGGTGTCCGGGTAGACCTCGTACACAGGGAACAAAACATTGAACAACTCTTTAACTCAATATTATGA
- a CDS encoding NADP-specific glutamate dehydrogenase — protein MKASEVLDNLKRRFPNEPEYHQAVSEVLGTIEEVYNEHPEFEKSNLIERLCIPDRIFSFRVTWMDDKGQIQTNMGYRIQHNNAIGPYKGGIRFHASVNQSILKFLAFEQTFKNSLTTLPMGGGKGGSDFSPRGKSNAEIMRFCQAFVLELWRHIGPDTDVPAGDIGVGGREVGYMYGMYKKLAQENTGTFTGKGREFGGSLIRPEATGYGNVYFLLEMLNTRGIDIKGKTVCVSGSGNVAQYTVEKLISLGAKVVTMSDSDGYIYDPDGIDRAKLDYIMELKNLYRGRIREYAEQYGCKYVAGARPWGEKCDIAMPSATQNELNGEDAKTLLANGCIAVSEGANMPSTPEAIDAFLEAKILYAPGKAANAGGVSVSGLEMTQNAQKLSWSSEEVDAKLKSIMQNIHEQCVKYGKQADGYTNYVKGANVAGFMKVAKAMMAQGIL, from the coding sequence ATGAAGGCAAGTGAAGTTTTAGACAACTTAAAGAGAAGATTTCCGAATGAACCGGAATATCATCAGGCAGTTTCAGAAGTATTAGGAACAATCGAAGAGGTTTACAACGAACATCCCGAATTCGAAAAGAGCAACCTGATCGAACGTCTTTGTATTCCCGATCGTATTTTCTCCTTCCGCGTAACCTGGATGGATGATAAGGGACAGATCCAAACCAACATGGGATACCGTATCCAGCATAACAATGCGATCGGCCCGTACAAAGGTGGTATCCGTTTTCACGCTTCTGTAAACCAGTCGATCCTTAAGTTCCTGGCTTTCGAACAGACTTTCAAGAACTCGCTGACAACCCTGCCGATGGGTGGTGGAAAAGGAGGTTCCGACTTCAGCCCGCGCGGTAAGTCAAATGCTGAAATCATGCGTTTCTGCCAGGCTTTCGTATTGGAATTATGGCGTCATATCGGCCCGGACACGGATGTTCCCGCAGGTGATATAGGTGTTGGCGGACGCGAAGTCGGCTATATGTACGGAATGTATAAAAAACTGGCTCAGGAAAACACGGGAACATTCACCGGTAAAGGACGCGAATTCGGCGGTTCACTGATCCGTCCCGAAGCTACCGGTTACGGAAATGTTTACTTCCTGCTGGAAATGCTGAATACAAGGGGAATCGACATCAAGGGAAAGACCGTTTGCGTTTCAGGTTCAGGTAACGTAGCCCAATATACCGTTGAAAAGCTGATCAGCCTCGGCGCTAAAGTCGTGACGATGTCCGACTCGGACGGTTACATCTACGATCCGGACGGTATCGACCGTGCTAAGCTGGATTACATCATGGAACTGAAGAACCTCTATCGCGGCCGTATCCGTGAATATGCAGAACAATATGGTTGCAAGTATGTGGCAGGTGCTCGTCCTTGGGGAGAAAAATGCGACATTGCAATGCCGAGTGCGACTCAGAACGAACTGAACGGAGAAGATGCCAAGACATTGCTCGCCAACGGTTGTATCGCCGTATCGGAAGGAGCCAACATGCCTTCTACTCCTGAAGCTATCGACGCATTCCTGGAAGCTAAGATCCTGTACGCTCCGGGTAAGGCAGCCAATGCCGGCGGTGTATCAGTTTCCGGTCTGGAAATGACGCAGAACGCTCAGAAACTGAGCTGGAGCAGTGAAGAGGTTGATGCCAAACTGAAAAGCATCATGCAGAATATCCACGAACAATGCGTAAAATACGGCAAACAAGCCGACGGCTACACAAACTACGTGAAAGGTGCAAATGTTGCGGGCTTCATGAAGGTAGCCAAAGCGATGATGGCACAAGGCATTCTTTAA
- a CDS encoding putative signal transducing protein, with amino-acid sequence MEDKIVEIARFYEPEAAQMIESLLKSEGVNCYLRNEYTSRIQYPVNVGGIRIELLESEVPRAKEILEANGYEFPNEDEEDEQLQAVSGWVRHIPFLRHLPLEKQIIVLFILVAVFLALVIYFGSLVSSN; translated from the coding sequence ATGGAAGATAAAATAGTCGAAATAGCCCGTTTCTATGAACCGGAAGCAGCACAGATGATCGAATCCCTCCTGAAATCGGAAGGGGTCAACTGTTACCTGAGAAACGAATATACGAGCCGGATCCAATACCCAGTCAATGTGGGCGGCATCCGCATCGAACTGCTTGAAAGCGAAGTTCCCCGTGCAAAGGAGATTCTGGAAGCAAACGGATACGAATTTCCGAATGAAGACGAAGAGGACGAGCAGCTCCAAGCCGTTTCCGGTTGGGTACGCCACATTCCGTTCCTCCGACATCTGCCCCTCGAAAAACAGATCATCGTTCTTTTTATCCTTGTAGCCGTATTCCTGGCCTTGGTCATTTACTTCGGCTCGCTTGTTTCATCCAACTAA
- a CDS encoding FecR family protein — protein sequence MDKHKQINESILLGYFTGTLSIPLQQEVEDWISASEENKKIARDIQSICLATETLTCIRQTDSGTALKKVKSKIHSHRKISLSAWIQRIAAILILPLIISTIYFALKKDPIEYIEIRTNPGMVAAVNLPDGTKVWLNSRSYLKHPTRFTGNTRDVVLNGEAYFSVHKDKSKRFTVSTPFDIKAEVLGTEFNMEAYAADSSVRTTLVSGSIRLSFLDDNQKHKSFLMKPNEEFTYNQYTKKVKVDKPYIPTQTSWKDGLVVFRNTPFNEALKVLSKRFNVEFIVKNDKLYNNSFTGPFDGQHLQLILEHFRLASGIQYRFIDPQTGQEGNIKEKTIVELY from the coding sequence ATGGACAAACATAAACAAATAAACGAATCGATACTTTTGGGTTATTTCACCGGAACCCTCTCCATACCTCTGCAACAAGAAGTAGAAGATTGGATCTCTGCATCAGAAGAAAACAAAAAAATAGCCCGGGACATACAATCTATATGCCTGGCAACTGAGACATTGACTTGTATCCGGCAAACAGATTCAGGTACAGCCCTGAAAAAAGTAAAAAGCAAGATACATTCCCACCGGAAAATTTCTCTATCCGCCTGGATACAACGTATTGCGGCAATCCTCATCCTTCCGCTTATCATTTCCACTATATATTTCGCATTAAAAAAAGATCCGATCGAATATATAGAAATCAGAACTAATCCAGGAATGGTCGCTGCAGTCAATTTACCGGACGGAACAAAAGTATGGTTAAACTCACGTTCCTATCTGAAGCACCCGACGCGTTTTACAGGTAACACACGTGATGTTGTGCTGAACGGTGAAGCCTACTTTTCCGTCCATAAAGACAAAAGTAAACGTTTCACTGTCAGCACCCCATTTGATATCAAAGCAGAAGTACTCGGTACCGAATTCAATATGGAAGCCTATGCAGCCGACAGCAGCGTAAGGACCACCTTGGTATCTGGCTCCATTCGACTTTCATTTTTAGACGATAATCAGAAGCATAAATCATTTTTAATGAAACCGAATGAAGAATTCACTTATAACCAATATACTAAAAAAGTTAAAGTCGACAAACCATATATTCCGACACAAACTTCCTGGAAAGACGGCTTGGTCGTATTCCGGAACACACCATTTAACGAAGCATTGAAAGTGTTAAGCAAACGTTTCAATGTCGAGTTCATCGTAAAAAACGACAAGTTATATAACAACTCCTTCACAGGACCTTTCGATGGACAGCACTTACAACTAATCCTCGAACATTTCCGTTTGGCTTCCGGTATTCAATATCGCTTCATAGACCCTCAAACTGGGCAAGAAGGAAATATTAAAGAAAAAACGATCGTTGAATTATATTAA